One window of the Granulicella arctica genome contains the following:
- a CDS encoding efflux RND transporter periplasmic adaptor subunit has product MKRSLLTASLLLLALGCTKKEATPEPEVDVQAVHPTEGSISDQITADALLAPLAQAAISPRVSAPVKRFYVQRGAHVKAGQLLATLENSDLAAAALDTKGTYTAAQGSFETETRAQVPEDTAKAQTDLAQAKANLDLSQSVVNGRTQLFAQGAIPGRDLDTAKATLVQSQAAYDVAKLHLQSVEQISRKASLQSAEGQLTSAKGKYLGAEAQLSYTEIRSPISGIVTERALFAGETASAGTALLTVMDTSALLAKLHLSQVQAQQLVLGGAATVAVPGIADPIDAKVSLISPALDPGSTTLEVWLRVDNRDGKLKAGTPVRAVITGRTISHALLIPSDALQVAADGTSKFVMIVDSNSTARKRPVTIGIRTAEQVQVLSGISAADTVIVTGSYALDDKTKVKVGPPAAAGKDADDK; this is encoded by the coding sequence ATGAAGCGCTCTCTCCTTACTGCCTCACTCCTGCTTCTTGCGCTCGGCTGTACGAAGAAAGAAGCTACGCCCGAACCAGAGGTCGACGTACAGGCTGTGCATCCCACCGAGGGCAGTATCTCGGACCAGATCACCGCCGATGCGCTGCTGGCACCGCTCGCGCAGGCCGCAATCTCGCCGCGTGTGAGTGCACCGGTGAAGCGCTTTTACGTTCAGCGCGGTGCGCATGTGAAGGCGGGACAACTGCTGGCGACCCTTGAGAACAGCGACCTTGCCGCTGCGGCGCTTGACACCAAGGGCACCTATACCGCTGCGCAGGGTAGCTTCGAAACCGAGACGCGGGCGCAGGTTCCTGAAGATACCGCCAAGGCACAGACCGATCTTGCGCAAGCCAAGGCGAACCTTGATCTCAGCCAGAGTGTTGTAAACGGCCGCACGCAGCTCTTCGCGCAGGGAGCGATTCCGGGCCGCGATCTCGATACCGCGAAGGCCACGCTCGTGCAGTCACAAGCGGCTTACGATGTAGCGAAGCTGCATCTTCAGTCTGTTGAGCAGATAAGTCGCAAGGCGTCGCTTCAGTCTGCCGAAGGGCAGCTTACCTCAGCCAAGGGCAAGTACCTCGGCGCCGAAGCGCAACTGAGCTACACCGAGATTCGCAGTCCAATCAGCGGCATCGTTACGGAGCGCGCGCTCTTCGCCGGCGAGACGGCGTCGGCAGGCACGGCGCTGTTGACCGTAATGGATACGTCGGCCCTGCTGGCCAAGCTCCATCTCTCGCAGGTGCAGGCGCAGCAGCTTGTACTCGGTGGTGCGGCGACCGTCGCCGTTCCAGGCATTGCCGATCCAATCGATGCGAAGGTGTCGCTCATCAGCCCGGCGCTCGACCCCGGCAGCACGACACTGGAGGTGTGGCTACGCGTCGACAATCGCGACGGCAAGTTGAAGGCGGGAACGCCAGTGCGCGCCGTGATCACCGGGCGGACGATCTCGCATGCGCTGCTGATTCCTTCGGACGCACTGCAGGTTGCAGCTGATGGAACGAGCAAGTTCGTCATGATCGTTGACTCGAACAGCACTGCCCGGAAACGACCAGTGACGATCGGGATTCGTACTGCTGAGCAGGTGCAGGTGCTGTCAGGGATCTCGGCGGCTGACACTGTCATAGTGACTGGTTCGTATGCGCTCGACGATAAGACGAAGGTGAAGGTTGGACCACCCGCCGCTGCCGGGAAGGATGCGGACGATAAATGA
- a CDS encoding ABC transporter ATP-binding protein yields MALTITGLSKTYPNGVRALKNLSLTIGNNMFGLLGPNGAGKSSLMRTIATLQDPDSGTVDLDGINVLTQKDEVRKILGYLPQEFGVYPKMSATDMLHHLAILKGITAAGERKEMVEALLQQTNLWDARKKALSTYSGGMKQRFGIAQALLANPRLIIVDEPTAGLDPAERNRFLNLLSSIGRDVTVILSTHIVDDVRELCPRMAIIAAGEVLLEGAPNEALGALEGHIWSRVVSTDDELRAVEAEFQVISTHLVGGQHEIRVFSAASPGAAFHTVPSGLEDVYFLNLSRHAKK; encoded by the coding sequence ATGGCTCTCACGATCACAGGCCTGTCCAAGACCTACCCGAACGGCGTTCGCGCGCTGAAGAATCTCTCTCTGACCATTGGCAACAATATGTTTGGTCTGCTCGGGCCAAATGGAGCCGGGAAGAGTTCCTTGATGCGGACCATCGCCACGCTACAGGACCCGGACTCAGGCACGGTCGATCTGGACGGCATTAACGTGCTGACGCAAAAGGACGAGGTTCGGAAGATTCTCGGGTATCTGCCGCAGGAGTTTGGGGTGTATCCGAAGATGTCGGCGACCGACATGCTTCATCATCTTGCCATCCTTAAGGGTATTACTGCTGCGGGTGAGCGAAAGGAGATGGTCGAGGCTCTGCTGCAGCAAACCAATCTCTGGGATGCTCGCAAGAAGGCGCTGTCGACCTACTCAGGTGGTATGAAGCAGCGCTTCGGGATTGCGCAGGCATTGCTGGCGAATCCTCGGCTGATCATCGTCGATGAGCCGACCGCCGGGCTTGATCCTGCTGAGCGCAACCGCTTCCTGAATTTGCTCTCTTCGATCGGCCGGGATGTGACGGTCATTCTCTCGACCCATATCGTGGATGACGTTCGCGAACTCTGCCCGCGCATGGCAATCATCGCAGCCGGCGAGGTGCTGCTTGAGGGAGCACCGAACGAGGCGCTGGGCGCGCTGGAGGGGCATATCTGGTCGCGCGTTGTCTCGACCGATGATGAGCTTCGCGCCGTTGAGGCTGAGTTCCAGGTCATCAGCACGCACCTTGTCGGCGGTCAGCACGAGATTCGCGTCTTCTCTGCAGCCTCGCCGGGAGCGGCCTTCCATACCGTTCCCTCCGGACTTGAAGATGTCTACTTCCTGAATCTCTCCCGCCACGCAAAGAAGTGA
- a CDS encoding TolC family protein, translated as MQIATFLVAICGCCSTGARAQQSPAISIDLAQALSRAQSNEPAFAAASAANRVAALDRTIARNALLPSAIYHNQILYTQPNGATNQAGSAGTQSAPRFIANNAVHEYASQGIVSETIGLQQLTAVSRASAAAAVATAELEIARRGLVAAVVGLFYGSLAADRKLTVAERAAAEAASFTTLAQQREAAREGAHADVVKAQLQQQQRDRDLVDARLQSQRSRLELAVLLFPDPRTPYSLETPPSTPLATRDEVDAAATRANPELQSALASLRASSLDVRAARASYLPDLGLNFAYGIDAEHFATRGPQQVENLGYSASATLDIPIWDWLNTQHRIKQAEILRDTAKVSLSATQRRLIAQLDESYAEAAAAHDQLQSLDLSVTTAADSLRLTRLRYMAGEATALEIVDAQNSLTTAEIAREDGTVRYQAALASLQILTGTLS; from the coding sequence TTGCAGATAGCAACGTTCCTTGTTGCTATCTGCGGCTGCTGCTCAACAGGGGCGCGAGCCCAGCAATCCCCGGCGATTTCGATCGACCTGGCCCAGGCGCTCAGCAGAGCCCAATCGAATGAGCCTGCATTCGCAGCGGCCAGTGCAGCCAATCGTGTGGCGGCTCTCGATCGCACCATCGCGCGAAATGCGCTGTTGCCCAGCGCGATCTACCACAATCAAATCCTCTATACGCAGCCAAACGGTGCGACCAACCAGGCTGGTTCAGCCGGGACGCAGTCGGCTCCGCGTTTTATTGCGAACAATGCCGTGCACGAATATGCAAGCCAGGGTATCGTCAGCGAGACGATCGGGCTACAGCAGTTGACTGCCGTCAGCCGTGCCTCCGCTGCAGCAGCGGTTGCAACAGCAGAGTTGGAGATAGCTCGTCGAGGTCTGGTAGCCGCCGTGGTCGGTCTTTTCTACGGTTCTCTTGCCGCCGATCGTAAGCTGACCGTAGCGGAGCGGGCCGCTGCAGAGGCAGCCAGCTTTACGACGCTCGCCCAGCAACGCGAAGCCGCCCGCGAAGGTGCTCACGCCGATGTCGTCAAGGCGCAGCTTCAGCAGCAGCAGCGTGACCGGGACCTCGTTGATGCTCGCCTTCAATCCCAACGATCGCGCCTTGAACTGGCCGTCCTCCTCTTTCCCGATCCGCGAACCCCCTACAGTCTCGAGACCCCGCCATCCACACCGCTCGCGACGCGCGATGAGGTCGATGCTGCGGCTACCCGTGCCAACCCCGAGTTGCAGAGCGCGCTTGCCTCGCTTCGCGCCAGTTCGCTCGATGTTCGTGCGGCGCGCGCATCCTATCTGCCGGATCTCGGCCTCAACTTCGCCTATGGTATCGACGCCGAACACTTCGCGACGCGCGGGCCGCAACAGGTTGAGAACCTAGGCTACTCGGCCTCGGCTACGCTCGACATTCCTATCTGGGACTGGCTGAACACGCAGCACCGCATCAAGCAGGCGGAGATCCTTCGCGACACGGCAAAGGTGTCCCTCTCGGCAACCCAGCGACGCCTGATCGCACAGCTCGATGAGAGCTATGCTGAGGCTGCAGCCGCGCATGATCAGCTGCAATCGCTTGACCTGAGCGTGACTACGGCCGCAGACAGCCTCCGCCTCACGCGTCTGCGTTACATGGCCGGCGAGGCGACGGCGCTTGAGATCGTCGACGCGCAGAACTCGCTGACCACGGCCGAGATCGCTCGAGAAGATGGCACCGTTCGATACCAGGCAGCGCTCGCATCACTCCAGATCCTCACAGGAACTCTCTCATGA
- a CDS encoding VWA domain-containing protein, with protein sequence MNVAAFRTLSLAGLVALSQFYLSAQEPPVTQPSAPQPAVQSASPSPSAPAQPAAGPQPTKNSNGTYTIQRTARLVVLDMVVTDAKGNIVKELKRDNFHVEEVGEPQTILNFEEAGAHVPDPEITINSTADLDRLAPRAPVNIILLDEFNTRFEDMAFARYSLKKFLEKQPDKLTTPTILISVDLQKFTVIHDYTQNKAELISSLDHHLVSYPWQAHQGAWIGERYGTAFLTLRRVAEAVIGHPGHKNMIWIGRGFPALNFANVPVDTERRVYNAVQDCVNVLRDARVTLYTIDPAGVMVNPGEYGAAAAFDDPFGGNYQFSRLAKATGGRTLYGRNDVDAEIGTAIRDGNSFYTLTYRPTNALLDPQKFRKIRVTLDQPGLQVLTREGYYLQYGPGRVNPQNPSRRLIADLVSADSSTMVYDGVPVSLAPSATDPDTYLVHVDARGLAWSYATETEPRHAEVVLLVATFDKKGKELNRVAKTIKVSAPTTVAPTGRLERSLDLNYKIDHDPKAVRARFVVRVSASGRIGTADTVLGQQAIVHPPEAKP encoded by the coding sequence ATGAACGTCGCCGCCTTCCGCACGTTGTCTCTTGCCGGTCTTGTTGCACTCAGCCAGTTCTATCTATCTGCACAGGAACCGCCGGTTACGCAGCCGTCAGCGCCTCAGCCTGCAGTCCAGTCGGCCTCACCATCTCCCTCAGCTCCCGCACAACCAGCAGCAGGACCGCAGCCCACGAAGAACAGTAATGGCACGTACACCATCCAAAGGACGGCCCGCCTCGTCGTGCTCGACATGGTAGTCACCGACGCCAAGGGCAATATCGTCAAGGAACTGAAGCGGGATAACTTTCATGTCGAAGAGGTGGGCGAACCGCAGACCATCCTGAATTTTGAGGAGGCCGGTGCCCATGTTCCCGATCCAGAGATCACGATCAACTCAACGGCTGATCTCGACCGCCTCGCACCACGCGCACCGGTCAACATCATCCTGTTGGATGAATTCAATACCCGCTTTGAGGACATGGCCTTCGCGCGCTACTCACTGAAGAAGTTTCTAGAAAAGCAGCCAGATAAGCTGACCACCCCGACGATCCTCATCTCGGTCGACCTGCAGAAATTCACCGTCATCCACGACTACACGCAGAACAAAGCCGAGCTAATCTCCTCGCTCGATCACCACCTCGTCTCGTACCCATGGCAGGCGCATCAGGGTGCCTGGATCGGAGAGCGCTACGGCACGGCTTTCCTCACGTTGCGCCGTGTGGCAGAGGCTGTGATTGGTCATCCCGGACATAAGAACATGATCTGGATCGGTCGCGGCTTTCCGGCGCTGAACTTTGCTAATGTGCCTGTCGACACTGAGCGGCGAGTCTACAACGCCGTGCAGGATTGCGTAAACGTCCTGCGGGACGCACGCGTAACACTCTACACGATCGACCCCGCAGGGGTGATGGTCAACCCCGGCGAATACGGCGCTGCCGCAGCCTTCGACGATCCCTTCGGCGGCAACTATCAGTTCAGCCGGCTGGCCAAAGCGACCGGCGGGCGCACGCTCTACGGTCGCAATGATGTCGACGCCGAGATCGGTACAGCGATTCGCGACGGTAATAGCTTCTACACGCTTACCTATCGGCCAACGAATGCCTTGCTCGACCCGCAGAAGTTCCGCAAGATCAGGGTGACGCTCGATCAGCCTGGCCTGCAGGTGCTGACCCGTGAGGGCTACTACCTCCAATATGGTCCAGGGCGGGTCAATCCGCAGAACCCCTCGCGTCGCCTGATCGCCGATCTTGTCTCCGCCGATTCGAGCACCATGGTCTACGACGGTGTACCAGTCTCGCTGGCTCCTTCGGCAACCGATCCGGACACCTACCTGGTACATGTCGACGCGCGCGGACTGGCCTGGTCTTATGCGACAGAGACTGAGCCGCGCCATGCGGAGGTGGTGCTCCTCGTCGCAACCTTCGATAAAAAGGGTAAGGAACTGAATCGCGTGGCCAAGACCATCAAGGTCAGTGCGCCGACGACCGTAGCGCCGACAGGCAGACTTGAACGAAGTCTCGACCTCAACTACAAGATTGACCACGATCCGAAAGCCGTTCGCGCTCGATTCGTCGTACGGGTAAGTGCCTCCGGGCGCATCGGCACTGCAGATACTGTTCTCGGTCAGCAGGCCATCGTGCATCCGCCCGAGGCAAAGCCTTAG
- the tdh gene encoding L-threonine 3-dehydrogenase → MKALVKSRGERGIWLEDVPEPEMGINDVKIRVLKTGICGTDLHIYEWDSWASATIPLGLTIGHEFVGEVVAMGSNVADVTLGQLVSGEGHVVCGRCRNCLAGRRHLCAHTSGVGVNRNGAFAEFIVLPTTNIWQHSAGIDHDVASIFDPFGNAVHTALEFPVLGEDVLVTGAGPIGIMAAAVARHAGARYVVISDPNPYRRALAEKIGVTLAVDPRSTTLKEVQTKLGMQEGFDVGLEMSGNPQAFRDMLASMSHGAKIAMLGIPSEDISINWNQVVFNQLTIRGIYGREMYETWYKMTVMLESGLDISPVITHRLNWRDYEDGFAAMRSGNSGKVILDWADVG, encoded by the coding sequence GTGAAGGCATTGGTAAAAAGCCGCGGCGAACGCGGCATCTGGCTTGAGGACGTTCCCGAGCCGGAGATGGGCATCAACGACGTCAAGATTCGCGTCCTCAAGACCGGCATCTGCGGGACCGATCTACATATCTATGAGTGGGATTCGTGGGCAAGTGCGACCATTCCGCTTGGCCTCACAATCGGGCATGAGTTCGTTGGCGAGGTCGTCGCGATGGGTTCGAACGTCGCCGACGTTACCCTCGGTCAACTCGTGAGTGGGGAAGGCCACGTAGTCTGCGGTCGCTGCCGCAACTGTCTTGCGGGCCGACGTCATCTTTGCGCACACACCAGCGGAGTTGGCGTGAATCGCAACGGTGCGTTCGCAGAATTCATCGTCCTGCCGACGACGAATATCTGGCAGCACTCCGCCGGCATCGATCACGATGTCGCCTCGATCTTCGATCCCTTCGGCAATGCCGTTCATACGGCGCTTGAGTTTCCTGTACTTGGTGAAGATGTCCTAGTGACCGGCGCAGGTCCGATCGGCATTATGGCTGCGGCGGTCGCGCGTCACGCTGGCGCACGCTACGTCGTCATCTCCGACCCGAACCCATACCGCCGCGCGCTGGCCGAAAAGATCGGCGTGACGCTCGCGGTCGATCCGCGCTCCACGACGCTTAAAGAGGTACAGACAAAGCTTGGCATGCAGGAGGGCTTCGACGTTGGCCTCGAGATGTCCGGCAATCCGCAGGCCTTCCGCGACATGCTCGCCAGCATGAGCCACGGCGCGAAGATCGCCATGCTCGGTATTCCGTCCGAGGACATCTCGATCAACTGGAACCAGGTCGTCTTCAACCAACTCACCATCCGCGGCATCTACGGCCGCGAGATGTACGAGACCTGGTACAAGATGACGGTCATGCTGGAGTCTGGCCTCGATATCTCGCCGGTCATCACGCATCGCCTGAACTGGCGTGACTACGAGGACGGCTTCGCGGCCATGCGGTCGGGCAACTCCGGCAAGGTGATTCTCGATTGGGCTGATGTAGGCTGA